One window from the genome of Acidihalobacter ferrooxydans encodes:
- a CDS encoding amidohydrolase family protein translates to MEDVIIAADWVLPMDPRLPSCIERGAVWLREGRIVAVGPRDEVLAERRAAGYTDLVAVDEGPGHVLLPGLVNAHTHLFQSYLRGVHDDAVLEEWLRRVIWPWVEHFTPEDYRHATLLGALENLRSGVTTVAEHAYMTGGMETVEAVVDAFAESGLRGQIAYGFADQNYPHMLRETVDSVLAKLDHLRAQVAPHAGMLKAGVGPNTLWGVSGPLYRIAGEYAAEHGLPMHCHVAETQLEVEYTLQHYGRRNVETLAEWGLLRTGMQMVHCVWLEGSEVALAAGSGAVMMHCPTSNMYLASGAAPAWEAQQQGMPVVLGTDGPASNNSQDMLETLKMAACLAKVTRLDPTVMPARDLLHMATLGAAEQLGLGDRCGSLTPGKVADLTRVDLRGLHCMPVHDPASSLVYNAQIGDVSDVWVEGRQLLRGGEGVHHDFAAEAARAQARIHVLQPVIRPWDDVRLKQEGLSAA, encoded by the coding sequence ATGGAAGACGTAATTATCGCGGCGGACTGGGTGCTGCCCATGGATCCGAGATTGCCATCTTGCATTGAGCGTGGTGCGGTCTGGTTGCGTGAGGGTCGGATTGTTGCCGTCGGCCCGCGCGACGAAGTGTTGGCGGAGCGGCGTGCGGCGGGATATACCGATCTGGTAGCTGTTGACGAGGGGCCTGGACATGTTCTGTTGCCCGGGCTGGTCAACGCGCATACGCATTTGTTTCAGAGCTATTTGCGCGGCGTGCATGACGACGCGGTGCTGGAAGAATGGTTGCGGCGGGTGATCTGGCCCTGGGTCGAGCATTTCACGCCGGAGGATTACCGTCACGCGACTTTGCTCGGCGCGTTGGAGAACCTCCGTTCGGGGGTGACGACCGTGGCCGAACACGCCTACATGACCGGCGGCATGGAAACGGTCGAAGCCGTTGTCGATGCTTTTGCCGAGAGCGGGTTGCGCGGACAGATCGCCTACGGATTCGCCGACCAGAATTACCCGCACATGCTGCGCGAGACGGTCGACAGCGTGCTAGCCAAGCTCGACCACCTACGTGCGCAGGTTGCGCCGCACGCCGGAATGCTGAAAGCGGGAGTCGGACCGAACACGTTGTGGGGCGTATCTGGGCCGCTTTACCGCATTGCGGGTGAATACGCCGCCGAGCATGGTTTGCCGATGCACTGCCACGTCGCCGAAACGCAACTGGAAGTCGAATACACGCTTCAACACTACGGGCGCCGCAACGTCGAGACGCTGGCCGAGTGGGGCTTATTGCGCACGGGGATGCAGATGGTGCATTGCGTGTGGCTGGAGGGGAGCGAGGTCGCTCTAGCCGCTGGCAGTGGAGCCGTCATGATGCACTGTCCGACCTCGAACATGTATCTGGCTTCCGGCGCGGCGCCGGCCTGGGAAGCGCAGCAGCAGGGCATGCCGGTCGTGCTAGGCACCGATGGCCCGGCCAGCAACAACAGCCAGGACATGCTGGAAACGCTGAAGATGGCGGCCTGTCTGGCTAAGGTCACGCGGCTGGACCCGACCGTCATGCCTGCGCGTGACTTATTGCACATGGCGACACTGGGGGCTGCCGAGCAGCTCGGCCTGGGTGATCGCTGCGGCAGCCTGACGCCGGGCAAGGTGGCCGATCTCACGCGTGTCGACCTTCGCGGCCTGCATTGCATGCCCGTGCACGACCCGGCGTCCAGCCTCGTCTACAACGCACAGATCGGGGACGTAAGCGATGTGTGGGTCGAGGGACGACAGCTCCTGCGCGGCGGCGAGGGCGTGCACCACGACTTTGCTGCGGAGGCGGCGCGAGCCCAAGCGCGCATCCATGTCTTGCAACCTGTCATCAGGCCCTGGGACGACGTGCGCCTGAAACAGGAAGGGCTGTCCGCCGCCTGA
- a CDS encoding aromatic ring-hydroxylating oxygenase subunit alpha, with the protein MLVTHQPVLRRFWYPVLPLEQLDPGPVPFTLLGERIVLWRGADGVPAALADRCCHRTAQLSKGWVTEAGELQCGYHGWTFDRCGQCVHIPQQPDLPPRGQVASYRCEARYGYVWVCLDEPLTELPDFPEAREDGYRQIDEFYEPWACAGLRVMENSFDNAHFSFVHRATFGLSDNPRPAELKITPAEYGFVMRAVAPVRNPELQKELLQMADERTERHMESRWFMPFVRKLRIAYPNGVVHSIVTAATPIDDRHSQIVQWAWRNDSEADAPAAKVIAFDRQVTEEDRAILETTDFDVPLDAAGGESHMPSDKPGLVMRQQLRELLAAHGEREVRRSDAPRGQAVTLLRKMSGE; encoded by the coding sequence ATGCTCGTCACCCATCAACCCGTCCTGCGACGCTTCTGGTATCCCGTTCTGCCTCTCGAACAACTCGATCCCGGCCCCGTGCCGTTCACCCTGCTCGGCGAGCGCATTGTGCTGTGGCGGGGTGCCGACGGCGTGCCCGCCGCGTTGGCCGACCGTTGCTGCCACCGCACCGCACAGCTCTCCAAGGGCTGGGTCACGGAAGCCGGCGAACTGCAGTGCGGCTACCACGGCTGGACCTTCGATCGCTGCGGCCAATGCGTGCACATCCCGCAGCAGCCGGACCTGCCGCCGCGCGGGCAGGTTGCCTCGTATCGCTGCGAGGCGCGTTATGGCTACGTCTGGGTCTGTCTGGACGAGCCCCTGACCGAACTGCCGGACTTCCCCGAAGCACGCGAGGACGGCTACCGCCAGATCGACGAGTTCTACGAACCCTGGGCCTGCGCCGGCCTGCGCGTGATGGAAAACTCCTTCGACAATGCGCATTTCAGCTTCGTGCACCGCGCCACCTTCGGCCTGTCCGACAACCCCAGGCCGGCCGAACTCAAGATCACGCCGGCCGAGTACGGCTTCGTCATGCGTGCGGTTGCGCCGGTGCGCAATCCCGAGTTGCAGAAGGAACTGCTGCAGATGGCTGACGAGCGTACCGAGCGCCACATGGAAAGCCGCTGGTTCATGCCCTTCGTGCGCAAGCTGCGCATCGCCTATCCGAACGGGGTGGTGCACTCCATCGTCACCGCCGCCACGCCCATCGACGACCGCCACTCGCAGATCGTGCAATGGGCTTGGCGCAACGATAGCGAGGCAGATGCGCCGGCGGCCAAAGTCATCGCCTTCGACCGTCAGGTGACCGAGGAAGACCGCGCGATCCTCGAAACCACGGATTTCGACGTGCCGCTAGACGCGGCCGGCGGCGAGAGCCACATGCCTAGTGACAAACCCGGTCTCGTCATGCGCCAACAGCTGCGGGAACTGCTGGCCGCCCACGGCGAACGCGAAGTGCGGCGCAGCGACGCACCGCGCGGACAGGCCGTCACTCTGCTGCGCAAGATGTCCGGTGAGTGA
- a CDS encoding amidohydrolase family protein: protein MMSETRPAWLVHRAVGGAQAATVEDVVHWGTRGGARMPGLDAVGTLEVGMAADLAVYELSHPRYFGQFQPALAPVLGGGAPVMRSVLAGGAWWRERCDPLARHASAAYQCGERRGVVAGCLSGVRARVLFSRIINRFDPYSG from the coding sequence ATGATGTCCGAGACGCGCCCGGCCTGGCTGGTACACCGCGCCGTCGGCGGCGCGCAGGCCGCCACGGTCGAAGACGTGGTGCATTGGGGCACCCGCGGCGGCGCCCGCATGCCTGGTCTGGACGCGGTCGGCACGCTGGAGGTCGGCATGGCCGCCGATCTGGCCGTCTACGAGCTGTCGCACCCGCGCTACTTCGGCCAGTTCCAGCCGGCGCTGGCGCCGGTGCTGGGCGGAGGTGCGCCGGTGATGCGGTCTGTACTGGCCGGGGGCGCGTGGTGGCGGGAACGGTGTGATCCCCTGGCTCGACATGCAAGTGCTGCGTATCAGTGCGGCGAAAGGCGTGGCGTGGTTGCGGGTTGCTTGAGCGGTGTTCGTGCGCGTGTGCTTTTCTCTCGGATTATCAATCGTTTTGATCCGTACAGCGGATGA
- a CDS encoding sulfotransferase: MKNCLILGCGRSGTSMLTGTLARAGYYMGDWLYRPNAANPKGFFESYTVNSINERLLTRVSPASRSRSLLKRLWRTSFPSERWLIRLPVHTPIEGDARSLRRISRLVSKAPFAYKDPRFCYTLDAWRDRLPDDTVFLCIFREPGRTVQSMLKEHQRVYSDLPFSTDDAFGVWNDMYRHILERHRHQGDWLFIHFDQMLDGSKAEAIESLLNTRIDRDFPDRRLQRSAPGATPDYALETYRELCRLAGYEA, translated from the coding sequence ATGAAAAACTGCCTGATTCTTGGTTGCGGTCGCAGTGGCACCAGTATGCTGACCGGCACGCTGGCGCGTGCCGGTTATTACATGGGCGATTGGTTGTATCGGCCCAATGCAGCCAATCCCAAGGGATTTTTCGAGTCCTACACGGTCAATTCGATCAACGAACGCCTGCTGACGCGCGTTTCTCCGGCGTCGCGCAGCCGCTCGCTTCTCAAGCGACTCTGGCGCACGAGTTTCCCGTCCGAGCGTTGGCTCATACGTCTGCCGGTTCATACACCGATCGAAGGCGATGCCCGTTCTCTGCGGCGCATCAGTCGGCTGGTCTCGAAGGCGCCCTTTGCCTATAAAGATCCACGTTTTTGCTACACCCTCGACGCCTGGCGCGACCGGCTGCCCGATGACACGGTATTCCTGTGCATATTCCGTGAACCCGGGCGCACCGTGCAAAGCATGCTCAAGGAACACCAGCGCGTGTATTCCGATTTGCCGTTCAGCACCGATGATGCCTTCGGGGTATGGAATGATATGTACCGGCATATTCTGGAGCGCCATCGGCATCAGGGCGACTGGCTGTTCATCCATTTCGATCAGATGCTTGACGGATCGAAGGCCGAAGCAATCGAAAGCCTGTTGAACACGCGCATCGACCGCGATTTTCCTGACCGTCGCCTCCAGCGGTCCGCACCCGGGGCGACCCCGGATTATGCGCTGGAGACCTACCGGGAATTGTGCCGCCTGGCCGGTTACGAAGCTTGA
- a CDS encoding lysylphosphatidylglycerol synthase transmembrane domain-containing protein yields the protein MTGRQRTVLGLGMALAASLGIPAWLGGSQVFLHIGRTAPWALVGAPVLMFLAWCVNGLRVRYLLAINRHSISYARAWLIAAGGDFGGALGPGLLTGIGAYVLLTTRAGLASFTAVALFTLEKLLDLSVFFATLVVSITLLAWLAPGHVPWYIPITAVALSTVLLTAIGLGAGCARTILRGSAGLMGHVGVSGKFRRRWLRWGLGFRRDVRRVMAQPPHRLAVLLTLAAGYWSCRFAILPLLAAGLGLSVPWPYLVLVQVLAVFAGQLSVLPGGAVSVEVLFALLLAPWIEREMLGTLLLLWRASVFYLTLVGGGVAFAGALGRVR from the coding sequence TTGACCGGTCGTCAGCGCACCGTTCTGGGCCTGGGCATGGCTCTGGCGGCCAGTCTGGGCATTCCTGCCTGGCTCGGTGGCAGCCAGGTTTTTCTGCATATCGGCCGAACCGCGCCCTGGGCATTGGTTGGCGCGCCTGTGCTGATGTTTCTGGCCTGGTGCGTGAACGGACTCAGAGTCCGCTATCTGCTGGCCATCAATCGACATTCGATCTCCTATGCCCGTGCATGGCTGATTGCCGCAGGCGGAGACTTCGGTGGTGCGTTGGGGCCCGGTCTGTTGACTGGAATCGGTGCCTATGTCCTCCTGACGACTCGGGCTGGGCTCGCCTCTTTTACCGCAGTGGCGCTGTTCACGCTGGAAAAATTGCTCGATCTGAGTGTGTTTTTCGCAACTCTGGTGGTCAGTATTACTTTGCTGGCCTGGCTGGCGCCGGGTCATGTGCCCTGGTATATCCCGATCACAGCCGTGGCGCTGAGCACTGTATTACTGACGGCGATCGGGTTGGGGGCCGGCTGCGCACGAACCATTCTGAGGGGCAGCGCGGGTCTGATGGGGCACGTTGGCGTGTCGGGAAAATTTCGTCGCCGATGGCTGCGCTGGGGGTTGGGGTTTCGCCGGGACGTGCGTCGGGTAATGGCGCAACCGCCGCACCGACTCGCTGTCCTGCTGACGCTGGCGGCCGGTTATTGGTCATGTCGCTTTGCTATTCTGCCCTTGCTGGCAGCGGGGCTCGGTCTGTCGGTTCCTTGGCCGTATTTGGTTCTGGTGCAGGTCCTGGCGGTGTTTGCCGGGCAATTATCCGTATTGCCTGGCGGGGCTGTCTCGGTGGAGGTGTTATTCGCCTTGCTGCTGGCGCCCTGGATTGAACGGGAAATGCTCGGCACCTTGTTGTTGTTATGGCGCGCCAGCGTCTTTTATCTCACCCTGGTTGGCGGAGGAGTCGCCTTCGCCGGTGCATTGGGGCGCGTGCGGTAG
- a CDS encoding Rne/Rng family ribonuclease yields the protein MKRILINATQPEELRVAMVDGQRLYDLDIEVPSREQKKSNIYKGIITRVEPSLEAAFINYGADRHGFLPFKEVAPEFYAESVRNADSRPSIKEALREGQEILVQVEKEERGSKGAALTTFISLAGRYLVLMPNNPRAGGVSRRIEGDDRNELREAMSELEVPENMGLIARTAGVGRSAEELQWDLNYLITLWNAIHEAAATLKGSALIYQESNVIIRALRDHLRNDIAEIIIDDPDVHAQALEFVNQVMPHNARKIKLYEDRVPLFNRYQIENQIESAFEREVQLPSGGAIVIDHTEAMIAVDVNSARSTKGSDIEETALNTNLEAADEIARQLRLRDLGGLVVIDFIDMAPSKHQREVENRLRDALKLDRARVQVGRISRFGLLEMSRQRLRPSLGESSQIVCPRCSGQGTIRDTESLALSVLRLIEEEAIKDRTGQVIVKVPVDVAAFLLNEKRAVIFEIEERRRIRIIVVPSQALETPHFSVERVREDQIEPTASEPSYRMAEQPEEASTRAPRTNKDTAPAVAAVSVVAPPPPPAPMPSREAATQPATPAPELKPGLITRIWHSLFAPMPDPAEPEPAPVKADKPARTTNNARRKSGGRSGDSRSRTPNKAGQESNSNREHPQRNPETAAAKKSPETRRPPQDKAPGESPSADASVTPPSAAASTEGAPDEAATPRSRRRRSGRRRGRNRDNGAQTANVTESPAQTDNSASALNESPETVEKGSVPSQESSKDDAPQPRENRSRRGRRGGTRRSATDHTPTDTTPADETAPAAAVSAPTAPNDDQKSARSRVESVSEKPREQKNETAAAKAPKDSVSEASENPAQTKAEPSSSAIHETARDAKPVQTTAAAERIAEEKWTPPPATPTAISATEPPPEPKHKESLDS from the coding sequence ATGAAACGCATCCTTATCAACGCCACGCAGCCCGAAGAGCTGCGCGTGGCTATGGTCGACGGCCAGCGGCTGTACGACCTCGACATCGAAGTCCCCTCACGCGAGCAGAAAAAATCCAATATTTACAAAGGCATCATCACGCGCGTTGAACCCAGTCTCGAAGCGGCCTTCATCAATTACGGCGCCGACCGCCACGGCTTTCTCCCCTTCAAGGAAGTCGCGCCGGAGTTTTACGCCGAGTCCGTACGCAACGCGGACAGCCGCCCCAGCATCAAGGAAGCCCTGCGTGAAGGCCAGGAAATCCTGGTCCAGGTCGAGAAAGAAGAGCGCGGCAGCAAGGGCGCGGCACTCACCACCTTCATCAGCCTGGCCGGCCGCTATCTGGTACTGATGCCCAACAACCCGCGTGCCGGCGGCGTATCGCGCAGGATCGAAGGCGACGATCGCAACGAACTGCGCGAGGCGATGAGCGAACTTGAAGTACCTGAAAACATGGGCCTGATCGCGCGCACCGCGGGCGTCGGACGCAGCGCCGAAGAACTGCAATGGGACCTCAACTATCTCATCACGCTGTGGAACGCGATCCATGAGGCCGCCGCCACGCTCAAGGGTTCGGCGCTGATTTACCAGGAAAGCAATGTCATCATCCGCGCACTGCGCGATCATTTGCGCAATGACATCGCGGAAATCATCATCGACGACCCGGACGTGCACGCGCAGGCGCTTGAATTTGTCAACCAGGTGATGCCGCACAACGCGCGCAAGATCAAACTCTACGAAGACCGCGTTCCGCTGTTCAATCGCTATCAGATCGAAAACCAGATCGAAAGCGCGTTCGAACGCGAGGTGCAACTACCCTCCGGCGGAGCCATCGTGATCGACCATACCGAAGCGATGATCGCCGTGGACGTCAACTCGGCGCGCTCCACCAAAGGCAGCGACATCGAGGAAACCGCACTCAACACCAACCTCGAAGCAGCCGACGAAATCGCTCGTCAATTGCGTCTGCGCGATCTTGGCGGACTGGTCGTGATCGATTTTATCGACATGGCGCCGAGCAAACACCAGCGCGAAGTCGAAAACCGCCTGCGCGACGCGCTCAAACTCGACCGCGCGCGCGTTCAGGTCGGGCGTATTTCGCGCTTCGGGCTGCTCGAAATGTCGCGCCAGCGCCTGCGGCCCTCACTGGGCGAATCCAGCCAGATCGTCTGCCCGCGCTGTAGCGGCCAGGGCACGATCCGCGACACCGAATCGCTGGCTCTATCCGTGTTGCGCCTGATTGAGGAAGAAGCGATCAAGGATCGTACCGGCCAGGTCATCGTCAAGGTACCGGTCGATGTCGCCGCGTTCCTGCTCAATGAAAAACGCGCCGTGATCTTCGAGATCGAGGAACGGCGCAGGATTCGCATTATCGTCGTACCCAGCCAGGCTCTGGAAACACCGCACTTCAGCGTGGAACGGGTGCGCGAAGACCAAATCGAACCCACCGCATCCGAGCCCAGTTACCGGATGGCCGAGCAACCCGAGGAGGCCAGCACCCGAGCGCCTCGCACCAACAAGGACACAGCTCCGGCAGTGGCCGCGGTCAGTGTGGTCGCCCCGCCGCCGCCTCCCGCGCCCATGCCATCGCGCGAAGCAGCAACCCAACCGGCTACCCCTGCGCCGGAACTGAAACCCGGGCTGATCACACGCATCTGGCATAGCCTGTTCGCCCCAATGCCGGATCCGGCCGAACCGGAACCGGCCCCGGTTAAGGCGGACAAACCCGCCAGGACCACAAATAACGCGCGGCGCAAGTCGGGAGGGCGCAGCGGTGATAGCCGTTCGCGCACGCCGAACAAGGCAGGCCAGGAAAGCAACAGCAACCGGGAACACCCGCAGCGCAACCCGGAAACCGCTGCGGCGAAAAAATCGCCGGAAACCCGCCGTCCGCCGCAGGACAAAGCACCCGGCGAATCGCCCAGTGCGGACGCTTCCGTCACCCCTCCGTCAGCAGCCGCCAGCACCGAAGGCGCGCCGGACGAAGCGGCCACGCCACGCTCGCGCCGCCGACGCTCCGGCAGACGGCGCGGCCGCAACCGTGACAACGGCGCGCAGACCGCGAACGTAACAGAGTCCCCGGCGCAGACCGACAACTCAGCGAGCGCGCTGAATGAATCGCCAGAAACCGTCGAAAAAGGGTCAGTGCCGTCGCAGGAAAGCAGCAAAGACGACGCACCGCAGCCGCGTGAAAATCGCTCGCGTCGCGGCCGACGCGGCGGAACGCGTCGCTCCGCGACCGACCACACGCCAACCGACACCACCCCGGCAGACGAGACCGCGCCCGCAGCAGCCGTCAGCGCGCCGACGGCGCCGAACGACGACCAGAAATCAGCGCGCTCCCGTGTGGAATCCGTAAGCGAAAAACCGCGCGAGCAAAAGAACGAAACGGCCGCCGCGAAGGCTCCGAAGGACAGTGTATCGGAGGCCAGCGAAAACCCGGCGCAGACCAAGGCCGAGCCATCATCTTCTGCAATCCATGAAACGGCTCGCGACGCAAAACCTGTGCAGACGACTGCGGCAGCGGAACGAATCGCCGAAGAAAAATGGACGCCGCCGCCAGCGACACCTACCGCCATAAGCGCAACCGAACCGCCGCCGGAGCCCAAGCACAAGGAGTCGCTGGATAGTTAA